The Poseidonibacter lekithochrous region ACTCTACTAGAAAAGAGAGACCAGAATTATTTACTCCTGAGTTAGAAGCAACTGTAAGAGGTATGTTTAGAAAAGCTGTAGATATGGAAGCTTCATGGGGAGCATATATTACTCAGGGTCAAATCCTTGGATTTACAGATGCAATTATTAGACAATATATTGAATACCTAGCAGATAGAAGACTTGAAGCAGTAGGATATAAACCAGAATATAATGTAAAACACCCTATTCCATGGGTTGATGGTTATAGTTCATTCAATGACCAAAGAACAAACTTCTTCGAAGGTAACGTAGTAAACTATTCAAAAGGTTCAATCGACTTCGACGATTTCTAAAAAAGAGTTTTTCTAACAGCTCTTTTTCTCAAAGAGAGTGTAAACACAGGGAAATTTCTGCGTTATCTCAGAAATTTTCATACTCATCTACTCCAGTAGGCTCCTATAAAAATTTCCACTCTTGCCTTGAACTTCCTCAAAAATACCTATTATAAAAACTCTTTTTTAATTCCTATATACAAAATGAAATAAAAATAAGGTTAAATTTATATACAAAATGAAATAAATATTTAAATTTAAATAAAAGGTAACATAATTTGAATTTATGAAGTATTTTTTAGATATAATATCACTAATATTTAATTGTTGAGTGTAACTTTTAGATATAAATAAAAATAAGGAGTTTTGATGTTTTCTATTAAAATTAAAGTAATTATAAATAAAAAGTAGCACTTTAATAAATATTTGAAATTAATTATTAAGGTGCACTTCTTTTGTAGTTACTGGAATTATGCCATTCTTAATATTAAAACTTCGAATATTTAAAAAACTATTTTTTTCTTTTTAGTGTTGTTATTGCATTATATTGTAAGAACTAATCTATGTTAGTCAATGTATGAAACAGTAACAGGGGAGTGATTAATTCCCCCTTTTATTAATATAGCTTAGTCGCAAAGACTAGGCATATTAAAAGTAATACTGTTAACTTAAAATACATGTCATTCCTTTTATTGACACTCCCACCCATCACTACCCACAAGCTAAAAAAAAAGGCAAGAGGAAAAACCTCTTGCCTTCGGTGTCATTTTTTCAGGTAATCACTCCTGATAGAATGAACATGTATTTAAGTTAGTGTAATGTTAACAGAAAAATAAAACTTTGTCAATAAGTAATTTTAAATATTATTAAAATATTACAAAATCTAAAAGTAATTATAAATTCTATATAATCATCACAACATAATTAATTATCTAACTTAGGAGAGAGAGTGAGAAATATATTTATTATAGGAATAATAGTAGTAGCTTTAGGCTATATGGTTGTAATTCAAGTAGATAAATACAACAGTATAAAAGAACAAAACAAAAAAGTCCAACAACAAAAATAGTGTTGTACTTTTTTACTTCTATTTAAAACTTATATACAAACTCATCGCTAGAATAGCCATGCACTGAATCATGTGCTTTTATAATCACCCTATCCAATTCCTTTGGTATTTTAACTCCTGATAGACTTCTTGTAAAAGGCTGTTCCTTTACATGTGGATGATGTAGAGTTCTTTTTGCTATTAGTTTATTATTTGGTGTATAGATTTCCCATTTATTTGCAAAATGATCCCATCCTGTATCTTTATGTTTTAGTGTCACATTAAAGCTACATACTCTTTGTTCAGAGCAATTTGCTTTTACTTTGATGATTTGTACTTCATTTGCAAAAAGAGTGCTTATAGAAGCTAGTAGGCTTATTAACAGTACATTTTTTATCATCTGTTTATCCTTATATATTATTTTTATTGAAAGTATTGATAAATAGAAAAAACTAAAACTAGTCCTACTACTAACATACCTTTCATAATCAGTTGATCTCTCAATTTTTATCCTTTTTATATCTGCATTATATATAAAAAAGATATGTGTTTATTTAAACTCCAAGTCTTCGTTGTGGTAGTACTCATTTATTCCATTAAAACCTTGTAAAAAATATAAGAAATGATTTACTTCTATTATTTCTTCTTCGCTTATTTTGCCTTTCATACTAGGCATTGTGTCAAAATGTCTTATTACACCTTCTAGGCAGATTGTTTTGCTTTTGTCAGGATTATATAAATAGTCTATTAAAAAATCAGCAGTTTCTTCTATTTGGAATTCTATATCGTCTATATTTCCTATTTGACTTTTTAGTCTATATGATATTTCATTTCCAGTCGGGGCTTTTAGATTTAGTAGTTTATTGTCTTTTTCTATGAAGTTATGCATTAGTAAGCCTATATCCATAGACTTTTCATGACAGGAACTACATTTATTATCAAAAACCATTTCCCCTATTTTATATTTTTCTTTTTCAAATTCTACGGGAGGTTCGGCAAACAAAGCGCTAATACAGGCAATTATCAAAATTATCGTTTTCATACTATCTCCTTTATAAAATTCTAGCACAAAAATAATGTATATAAGTATTAATTCTTTTAAATACAAGTAAATTACTATATTATGAATAATCAAGCATGAAAAACTTACAATACATTTTTATATAAAAATTAGGATTTATTATGACATTACAAGAACAAGTTAAAGATTTTTTAGACAAGCAATTAGTTGATTTTACAAACTTTAGATATGAAATAGAAGTAGATGGCGAGGATTTATACGTAAATTTTAGTGAAATCTTAGGGGAACAAGTAGAAAAAGAGTGTGCTTTCAAAATTATTAAAGATACTTTATATTTTCACTCAACTACTTATGGTTGGAAAGCCGTTACAAAAGGCAGTGCAAACAAGTTTTTCTGGATAGATATAATATCTCAATAAAAGACTATAAAAACATTGTAATCAATTTGAAATGAACTATTTTTATAATACTTCAATCACTTCAAAAGGATAATTAATGTTTGATTTAGAAAATATCAAGTTTATAGGTCTTTGTGCAGGTATTTATTCTCTAGGCACTGCTGCTTCGTTTTTAGTTATTATCTAAAAACCCAAAAGAGCTTCGGCTCTTTTGTAATTATTTTGAAACCAAAGCAAAATATAATTCTTCCTAGAAAAAGGAAGTATATGACAACAAATCAATTTTTTAAACAACTATCTTTATATATTGCAATCTGCACACTTAATATCTTATCTCTTACAATAATCGTATTAAATTAACTTCGTTATAACTAAAAACAATAGTATTTTCTAGTTTTTTGATAAAATATTTCAAAGGAAAACCATGATTACTATAAATAGATTAGACCATTTAGTTTTGACTGTAAAAGACTTAGATAAAACTATTGATTTTTATACAAGAGTTTTAGGAATGGAAAAAGAGATTTTCAAAGGCTCTAGAATTGCCCTAAAATATGGAAATCAAAAAATTAATCTACATGAATTAGGCAATGAATTTGAACCAAAAGCTTACAAAGTTCAAGCAGGAAGTGCCGATTTGTGTTTTATTATAAACACAGATATTAATAAAGCAAAAACTTACATAGAATCACTTGGAATAAAAATAGAAGAAGGAATAGTAGCCCGAACTGGCACTATGGGTGAGATAGAATCTCTTTATCTTCGAGATCCTGATATGAATTTGATTGAGCTTTCAAACTACAAATAAATCAAAGAAATTCTTTGATTTATTCAAAAATTATTGGTAATACTGAAGCTATTAATAAAACTGCCATAATGATATTTAGTTTTTTTACTGAACTTTCATTTTTTATAAACTTTTTTAAAACTACTCCCCCAAATGCCCACGAATTAGCTGAGATAATAGATGATAAGAAATATATAAAAGCTATAGTAATTACTTGCAAGTAGCTGTTTTCATTTGCTGTTACAAAAATAGAAATAGCTGTAATTGCCATAATCCAAGCTTTTGGATTTACCCATTGGAATATTGCTGCTTGAAAAAAAGTAAAAGGTTCACTTTTTTGACCTTTATTTACTTCATAAGCACTAGTATTATTTGCAATTTTAAAAGCCATCCAAAATAGATATAAAATACCTACAATTTTTAATATAGATAAAATAACTGGAAACTTCTCAAAAATTACGCCCATTCCTAAACCAACAAGAACAACCATAAAGGGAAAACCAACTATTATACCGCTCATGTGGGGAATTGTCTTTTTATAACCAAAGGTAAGACCAGAAGATAAAAGCATAATATTATTAGGTCCTGGTGTTGTTACAGTTGATATAGTAAAAGTAGCAATTGATATTATCATTGCCACAGTATAAAACTCTTCCATTTTTTCTCCTTTTTTAATATTTGACCAATTTTATCAATAAAGAAATATTTATTCTTCACTTATAGTGTCTATAAAGTTATCTATTTTTGTTAATTCTATTTACTTTTTATGTTAATATTATTGTCATAAAGGAAGATTATGCAAAAAAAATCTACTCATAACTTACATATGCAAATAGCAAATGATACGATGTATTATATTTATGAACATATTGATACAGATATAAATATTGATGATTTAGCTTTGAAATTTAATATTAGTAAACACCATTTTCATAAGATATTTAAAGAGCAGATGGGCATTAATATTTATGAAACTATAAAATCAAATAGATTGCAAAAAGCTTCAAATTTACTACTTACAAATAAATTCTCAACAATTACACAAATTGCTAATATGTGTGGATATAGCTCTCAAACTTCTTTTATTAGAGCTTTTAAACATAGATTTAATCAAACCCCAAAGCAGTGGAGAAATGGTGGATATAAAGAATATTCAACACAGATTTTAAGAAACTCGGAATTATCTTTTTATGAAAAACCAAACTTTGATGATATTGATGTAAAAATTGTAAAAACAAAAGCAAGACCTGCTTATTATATTAGACATAAAGGTTACAAAGTTAAAGAAGC contains the following coding sequences:
- a CDS encoding LysE family translocator, yielding MEEFYTVAMIISIATFTISTVTTPGPNNIMLLSSGLTFGYKKTIPHMSGIIVGFPFMVVLVGLGMGVIFEKFPVILSILKIVGILYLFWMAFKIANNTSAYEVNKGQKSEPFTFFQAAIFQWVNPKAWIMAITAISIFVTANENSYLQVITIAFIYFLSSIISANSWAFGGVVLKKFIKNESSVKKLNIIMAVLLIASVLPIIFE
- a CDS encoding VOC family protein encodes the protein MITINRLDHLVLTVKDLDKTIDFYTRVLGMEKEIFKGSRIALKYGNQKINLHELGNEFEPKAYKVQAGSADLCFIINTDINKAKTYIESLGIKIEEGIVARTGTMGEIESLYLRDPDMNLIELSNYK
- a CDS encoding AraC family transcriptional regulator, whose product is MQKKSTHNLHMQIANDTMYYIYEHIDTDINIDDLALKFNISKHHFHKIFKEQMGINIYETIKSNRLQKASNLLLTNKFSTITQIANMCGYSSQTSFIRAFKHRFNQTPKQWRNGGYKEYSTQILRNSELSFYEKPNFDDIDVKIVKTKARPAYYIRHKGYKVKEAKKIWQKLQAWKYTNNINDYEEIGIYHDNPAITPHDECFYVAAVIPKDDSGLENTNLPHFYMPESLYATFDITGKIGDVLRFIQWAYHEWLPSSGFETTTNPSYAIFSKNQFLEEDEQFKATYYLPIRYT